A DNA window from Rhinolophus sinicus isolate RSC01 linkage group LG10, ASM3656204v1, whole genome shotgun sequence contains the following coding sequences:
- the LOC141567349 gene encoding LOW QUALITY PROTEIN: olfactory receptor 2AJ1-like (The sequence of the model RefSeq protein was modified relative to this genomic sequence to represent the inferred CDS: inserted 1 base in 1 codon; substituted 2 bases at 2 genomic stop codons) yields the protein MMGTGNQTFSSDFILLGLFSSXTSLVFFSFIVITFIVTVTENTVRILLACRDSRLHTPMYFLLRHLSFMDILHSSNIVPQIVTDFLSGSRTISFAGCGFQIFPSLTLLGGECLLLVPMSDDRYVAICHPLCYQILMNDDVSLLTATGCWFVGTVNSIVHTAYALHFSFYGSRTIAHFFCEXPAMLKLSCVDTTHYEXGVYVSGIIFLLTPCSLIFASYVQILLTVLQMKSPEAQKKSFSTSSVHMIVVIMYCGPLIFIHMRPTSYHPPGQDKLLAIFYTILTPTLNPLIDSFRNKDVLDAMKNMLKSNFLHKNSRKNY from the exons ATGATGGGAACTGGGAATCAAACATTCAGCAGTGACTTCATTCTTTTGGGACTCTTTTCTTCATGAACAAGTCtggttttcttctcctttataGTCATCACATTTATTGTGACTGTTACAGAAAATACAGTCAGAATCCTCCTTGCCTGCAGGGACTCACGGCTCCATACTCCAATGTATTTCCTGCTCAGACATCTTTCTTTTATGGATATCTTGCATAGTTCTAACATCGTTCCCCAAATCGTCACTGACTTTCTGTCAGGCAGCAGAACTATTTCATTTGCAGGTTGTGGCTTTCAGATatttccatccctcaccctcctGGGTGGTGAGTGCCTTCTCCTGGTCCCAATGTCCGATGATCGCTATGTAGCCATCTGTCACCCCCTGTGCTATCAGATTCTTATGAATGATGATGTAAGCCTCCTCACGGCTACAGGGTGCTGGTTTGTTGGGACTGTCAACTCCATAGTTCACACAGCTTATGCACTTCACTTTTCCTTCTATGGCTCGAGAACTATTGCTCACTTTTTCTGTG GTCCTGCCATGTTGAAATTGTCATGTGTGGACACAACACACTATGAATGAGGAGTTTATGTAAGTGGCATCATTTTCCTACTCACCCCTTGCTCCCTTATCTTTGCTTCTTATGTCCAAATTCTCCTTACTGTCCTTCAAATGAAATCACCAGAGGCacaaaaaaagtcattttctacCTCTTCTGTCCACATGATTGTGGTCATAATGTACTGTGGGCCACTTATTTTCATACACATGAGACCTACATCATACCACCCTCCAGGCCAGGATAAGCTCCTGGCAATATTCTATACCATCCTCACACCCACACTCAACCCACTCATCGACAGCTTTCGAAATAAAGATGTTCTGGATGCAATGAAAAATATGCTCAAAAGTAACTTTCTCCATAAAAATAGTAGGAAAAATTATTGA